One genomic window of Pseudomonadota bacterium includes the following:
- a CDS encoding tRNA-binding protein, giving the protein MELAQITYEDFAKVEMRVGRIVAVEPFPRARKPAWRLTIDFGEFGTRRSSAQITNYSEQALLERLVVAVANFPPRNIAGFQSEVLVLGATDEEGNIKLLAPDAGVVPGALIH; this is encoded by the coding sequence ATGGAGTTGGCGCAAATCACGTACGAGGACTTCGCCAAGGTGGAGATGCGCGTGGGGCGCATCGTGGCGGTGGAGCCCTTCCCTCGCGCGAGGAAGCCGGCCTGGCGCCTGACGATCGATTTCGGTGAGTTCGGCACCCGCCGCTCGAGCGCCCAGATCACCAACTACTCAGAGCAAGCGCTGCTGGAGCGCCTGGTGGTGGCGGTGGCGAACTTCCCGCCGCGGAACATCGCGGGGTTTCAGTCGGAAGTGTTGGTGCTGGGGGCAACGGACGAGGAGGGCAACATCAAGTTGCTGGCGCCGGATGCCGGGGTGGTGCCGGGCGCCCTGATCCACTAG
- the pqqC gene encoding pyrroloquinoline-quinone synthase PqqC, with the protein MIEAFLPRRVPDEAPYSREEFQAKLQEKERLYHIHHPFQVRMNSGELDAEAIRGWTANRYYYQTTIPVKDAAIMANCPDRATRRLWIQRILDHDGSDGDEGGLEAWLALGAAVGLEREELEDHRHVLPGVRFAIDAYYNFARRATWQEAAASSLTELFAPKIHQKRLDNWPDHYPWIDASGYAYFRKRLSEARRDVQHGLTVTLDTFKTRYEQEYALNILQFKLDILWSMLDAMWMAYIEKKPPFYCCED; encoded by the coding sequence ATGATCGAAGCGTTCCTGCCGCGTCGTGTACCCGACGAAGCGCCCTACTCCCGTGAGGAGTTTCAAGCCAAGCTGCAGGAAAAAGAGCGCCTCTATCACATCCACCACCCCTTCCAGGTGCGGATGAACAGCGGCGAGCTGGACGCCGAGGCGATCCGCGGCTGGACCGCCAATCGCTACTACTACCAGACGACGATTCCTGTGAAGGACGCGGCGATCATGGCGAACTGCCCCGATCGCGCGACCCGACGCCTGTGGATTCAGCGCATCCTCGACCACGACGGCAGCGACGGCGACGAAGGGGGCCTGGAAGCATGGCTCGCCTTGGGCGCCGCGGTCGGCCTCGAGCGCGAAGAACTCGAAGACCACCGCCACGTGCTGCCCGGCGTGCGCTTCGCCATCGACGCCTACTACAACTTCGCCCGACGCGCGACCTGGCAGGAAGCTGCGGCCTCCTCCCTAACGGAACTGTTCGCTCCGAAAATTCACCAGAAGCGCCTGGACAACTGGCCCGATCACTACCCCTGGATCGACGCCAGCGGCTACGCCTACTTCCGCAAGCGCCTGTCGGAAGCGCGCCGCGACGTGCAGCATGGCCTCACGGTCACGCTGGACACCTTCAAGACGCGCTACGAGCAGGAGTACGCCCTCAACATCCTGCAGTTCAAGCTCGACATCCTGTGGTCGATGCTCGACGCCATGTGGATGGCCTACATCGAGAAGAAACCACCCTTCTACTGCTGCGAGGACTGA
- a CDS encoding spondin domain-containing protein codes for MQKNLIAVGALALTAAATSIAHADTFEVSVTNISRGVQFTPILVVAHSADIALWEFGAPASDELAFLAEDGDTTPLQTLLATVPDLVSDFGATEGLTDPGSSASVIVEGGEGFDRISLAAMLLPTNDSFVGADSLRVPRRVGGTRTYFAIGLDAGSEPNDEDCDNIPGPTCGGAGASPDEGGEGYVHVSGGIAGIADVTASVYDWRNPVARVTITRID; via the coding sequence ATGCAAAAGAACCTCATCGCCGTCGGCGCGCTCGCCCTGACCGCTGCCGCCACCAGCATCGCCCACGCTGACACCTTCGAAGTGTCCGTTACCAACATCTCCCGCGGCGTGCAGTTCACGCCGATCCTGGTGGTCGCGCACTCCGCCGACATCGCCCTGTGGGAGTTCGGTGCGCCCGCGTCGGACGAGCTGGCATTCCTGGCGGAAGACGGTGACACCACGCCGCTGCAGACGCTGCTCGCCACCGTGCCCGATCTCGTCAGCGACTTCGGTGCCACCGAGGGCCTGACCGACCCCGGTTCGTCCGCGTCGGTGATCGTCGAGGGCGGCGAAGGGTTCGATCGCATCAGCCTGGCGGCGATGCTCCTGCCCACCAACGATAGCTTCGTCGGCGCCGACAGCCTGCGCGTTCCCCGTCGCGTCGGCGGCACCCGCACCTACTTCGCTATCGGCCTGGACGCTGGCAGCGAGCCGAACGATGAAGACTGCGACAACATCCCCGGCCCGACCTGCGGCGGCGCCGGCGCCAGCCCGGACGAGGGCGGTGAAGGCTACGTGCACGTGAGCGGCGGCATTGCTGGTATCGCCGACGTCACCGCTTCGGTCTACGACTGGCGCAACCCGGTCGCCCGCGTGACCATCACGCGCATCGACTAA
- a CDS encoding GNAT family N-acetyltransferase — translation MPDSPAHPGESLICTARLRMRHLDERDALFLVELLNDPQFIALIGDREVRTHDDALAFLEYSIRDSYRAHGFGPYLIEWHGDEQDAGLAAGLCGLYRRDYLTCPDLGYALLPAFRGKGVAREAAEATLRFGREAFGLEAIVGITAPGNHASARVLEHCAMYCAGHLRTHVGELVSEFFIPRATSEPPSAFFHADRASLVEPADLSALSDPRP, via the coding sequence GTGCCTGATTCTCCCGCTCACCCCGGTGAGTCCCTGATCTGCACGGCACGTCTGCGCATGCGTCACCTGGACGAGCGCGACGCCCTGTTTCTGGTCGAGCTCCTCAACGATCCTCAGTTCATCGCCCTGATCGGCGATCGCGAAGTGCGCACGCACGACGACGCGTTAGCCTTCCTGGAGTACAGCATTCGGGACAGTTACCGCGCCCACGGCTTTGGCCCCTACCTCATCGAGTGGCACGGCGATGAGCAGGATGCGGGGCTTGCCGCCGGGCTGTGCGGCTTGTACCGACGCGATTACCTCACCTGCCCGGATCTCGGCTACGCGCTGCTGCCGGCGTTCCGCGGTAAGGGCGTCGCCCGCGAGGCCGCCGAGGCCACCTTGCGCTTCGGTCGCGAGGCCTTCGGCCTGGAGGCGATCGTGGGCATCACGGCGCCGGGCAACCATGCCTCCGCTCGGGTGTTGGAGCATTGCGCCATGTATTGCGCCGGACACTTGCGCACGCACGTGGGCGAGTTGGTGAGCGAGTTCTTCATCCCCCGCGCCACCAGTGAACCGCCGAGCGCTTTCTTTCACGCTGATCGGGCAAGCTTGGTCGAGCCCGCAGACCTTTCCGCTCTGAGCGACCCCAGGCCTTGA
- a CDS encoding CaiB/BaiF CoA-transferase family protein, whose amino-acid sequence MSAGNTGGAPRPLDGMRVVEMGQILAGPFASTLLAYFGAEVIKIEPPGSGDPIRSWRITRNGTSLWWWSHARNKKSVTVNLKHAEGQAIVLALLRDADALVENFRPGQMEKWNLGPDVVREANPELIYTRVSGYGQTGPYAHKPGFASVCEGFGGLRYVNGFPDEIPVRANLSIGDTLAGMHAAFGILLAYINRLKGSPQAGQVVDVSIFESVFNMMEGVVPEYSGAGVIREPSGSTITGIVPSNTYRCGDGTLIVIGANTDSMYRRLMEAIGRHDLADEPALAHNAGRVEAQARIDGAIADWAGTVSGGDALALLERAAVAAGPIYNVAQMFNDPQYQARELFEEVEVEGEPLHIPAMVPRLTETPGRTDWPGPSLGEHTQEVLSTLPGYDAERLERLRADGVI is encoded by the coding sequence ATGAGCGCAGGGAACACCGGCGGGGCCCCGCGCCCCCTAGACGGCATGCGCGTGGTGGAGATGGGCCAGATCCTGGCCGGCCCCTTCGCCTCCACCCTGCTCGCCTACTTCGGCGCGGAGGTGATCAAAATTGAACCGCCGGGCAGCGGCGATCCGATTCGCAGCTGGCGCATCACGCGCAACGGTACGTCGCTGTGGTGGTGGAGCCACGCGCGCAACAAGAAGTCGGTCACCGTCAACCTCAAGCACGCGGAAGGTCAGGCCATCGTGCTCGCCCTGCTGCGCGATGCCGACGCGCTGGTGGAGAACTTCCGCCCAGGGCAGATGGAGAAGTGGAACCTCGGTCCTGACGTCGTCCGCGAAGCCAACCCAGAGCTCATCTACACACGGGTTTCGGGCTACGGGCAAACCGGCCCCTACGCGCACAAGCCCGGCTTCGCCTCGGTCTGCGAGGGCTTCGGCGGCTTACGCTACGTCAACGGCTTTCCGGACGAGATCCCCGTGCGCGCCAACCTCAGCATCGGCGACACGCTGGCCGGCATGCACGCCGCCTTCGGCATCCTCCTCGCCTACATCAATCGCTTGAAAGGCAGCCCCCAGGCGGGCCAGGTGGTGGATGTCTCCATCTTCGAATCCGTGTTCAACATGATGGAGGGGGTGGTGCCGGAGTACTCGGGCGCCGGTGTGATCCGCGAGCCTTCAGGATCGACGATCACGGGCATCGTGCCCTCCAACACCTATCGCTGCGGCGACGGCACCCTGATCGTGATCGGCGCCAATACCGATTCGATGTATCGGCGCCTAATGGAAGCGATCGGTCGCCATGACCTCGCGGACGAGCCCGCCCTGGCGCACAACGCCGGCCGGGTGGAGGCGCAGGCCCGCATCGACGGCGCCATCGCCGACTGGGCCGGCACCGTCAGCGGCGGCGACGCCCTCGCCCTGCTCGAGCGTGCCGCGGTCGCCGCGGGCCCGATCTACAATGTCGCCCAGATGTTCAACGATCCCCAGTACCAGGCGCGGGAGCTGTTCGAGGAGGTCGAGGTGGAAGGCGAGCCCCTGCACATCCCCGCCATGGTGCCCCGACTCACGGAGACGCCCGGGCGCACGGACTGGCCGGGGCCCTCCCTCGGCGAGCACACGCAAGAGGTCTTGAGCACCCTGCCCGGCTACGATGCCGAACGCCTCGAGCGCCTGCGCGCTGACGGCGTCATCTGA
- the pqqE gene encoding pyrroloquinoline quinone biosynthesis protein PqqE, which yields MLESNAPAPIDLPEGITRPHWLLAELTYRCPLQCPYCSNPVDMARYREEMTTEEWKKVLYDARAMGAVQLGFSGGEPLVRKDLEELIAYGRELGYYSNLITSGVGMDEARVAAFREAGLDHIQISFQASDETLNNYIAGTNSFQHKLDMARAVKAHGYPMVLNIVIHRQNIDQIEAILDMAIDLEADFVELASTQYYGWSKVNADHLLPTRAQLERAEAIAHQYQAKMAGKMKIIYVVPDYFEDRPKACMNGWGSVFLTVVPDGRAMPCHAAGQLPGLEFPNLKNVSTFDAWCTSDAFNAFRGFDWMAEPCRSCPEKTKDFGGCRCQAYMLTGDARNADPVCAKSPHKSALLEEIDAIEARAEAGTVPEKPLVFRNMRNSRELVPSQ from the coding sequence GTGCTCGAGAGCAACGCCCCGGCACCGATCGACCTGCCTGAGGGCATCACGCGCCCCCATTGGCTGCTCGCCGAACTCACCTACCGCTGCCCCTTGCAGTGCCCCTACTGCTCCAACCCTGTGGACATGGCCCGCTATCGCGAGGAGATGACCACGGAGGAATGGAAGAAGGTGCTCTACGACGCCCGTGCCATGGGCGCTGTGCAGCTCGGCTTCTCCGGTGGTGAGCCCCTGGTGCGCAAAGACCTCGAGGAACTGATCGCCTACGGGCGCGAGCTCGGCTACTACTCGAACCTGATCACCAGCGGCGTCGGCATGGACGAGGCACGCGTGGCGGCCTTCCGCGAAGCTGGCCTCGACCACATCCAGATCAGCTTCCAAGCCAGCGACGAGACCCTCAACAACTACATCGCCGGCACCAACAGCTTCCAGCACAAGCTCGACATGGCACGGGCGGTGAAGGCCCACGGCTACCCGATGGTGCTGAACATCGTCATTCACCGCCAAAACATCGATCAGATCGAGGCCATCCTCGACATGGCCATCGATCTGGAGGCGGACTTCGTCGAGCTCGCGAGCACCCAGTACTACGGCTGGTCCAAGGTGAACGCCGATCACCTCCTGCCCACCCGCGCCCAGCTCGAGCGCGCCGAGGCCATCGCCCATCAGTACCAGGCCAAGATGGCCGGCAAGATGAAGATCATCTACGTGGTGCCCGACTACTTCGAGGACCGCCCGAAGGCCTGCATGAACGGCTGGGGATCGGTGTTCCTCACCGTGGTGCCCGACGGTCGGGCCATGCCCTGCCATGCGGCGGGCCAGTTGCCGGGCCTCGAGTTCCCCAACCTGAAGAACGTGAGCACCTTCGATGCCTGGTGCACTTCCGACGCCTTCAACGCCTTCCGCGGCTTCGATTGGATGGCCGAGCCCTGTCGCTCCTGCCCGGAGAAGACCAAGGACTTCGGCGGCTGTCGCTGCCAGGCTTACATGCTCACGGGCGATGCGCGCAACGCTGATCCGGTCTGCGCGAAGTCCCCGCACAAGTCGGCCCTGTTGGAGGAGATCGACGCCATCGAGGCGCGGGCCGAGGCGGGCACCGTGCCCGAGAAGCCACTGGTGTTCCGCAACATGCGCAACTCGCGGGAGCTCGTGCCCTCGCAATAG
- a CDS encoding glutathione S-transferase family protein: MTDRHVRFYHSPQSRSRGVLALLEELGADYALEVLDQRKEQQRSAEYLQLNPLGKVPAIVHDGALVTEQVAIYIYLADLYADRGIAPALDDPRRGPYLRWMAFYGSCFEPAIIDRAQQREPGPHAMSPYGTFDAVIDAIAAQLGDQPYLLGESFTALDMLWGTALGWTLAFGLLPERDAFKAYAERVGARESVARASAIDEELLGAD; this comes from the coding sequence ATGACCGACCGCCACGTTCGCTTCTACCATTCGCCCCAGTCGCGCTCCCGGGGCGTGCTGGCCCTGCTCGAGGAACTCGGTGCCGACTACGCCCTGGAGGTCCTCGATCAGCGCAAGGAGCAGCAGCGCAGTGCCGAATATCTGCAGCTCAATCCCCTGGGTAAGGTGCCCGCCATCGTGCACGACGGTGCCCTGGTGACCGAACAGGTGGCCATCTACATCTACCTAGCAGATCTGTACGCAGATCGCGGCATCGCCCCAGCGCTGGACGATCCGCGGCGCGGCCCCTACCTGCGCTGGATGGCGTTCTACGGCAGCTGCTTCGAACCGGCCATCATCGATCGCGCGCAGCAGCGCGAGCCGGGGCCTCACGCGATGTCGCCCTACGGCACCTTCGACGCGGTGATTGATGCGATCGCCGCCCAGCTCGGTGACCAGCCCTATCTGCTGGGCGAGTCTTTCACCGCCCTCGACATGCTCTGGGGCACCGCCCTCGGGTGGACCCTGGCCTTCGGCTTGCTGCCCGAACGGGATGCCTTCAAGGCCTATGCTGAACGCGTCGGGGCGCGCGAGTCGGTGGCCCGGGCCAGCGCGATCGATGAGGAGCTCCTGGGCGCGGACTAG
- a CDS encoding N-acetyltransferase family protein has translation MIRPVIPADAASIARIYNHYVTHTTATFEETPVSAGEMQGRIDQVARAKLPWLVAEDESGEITGYAYATRWKDRTAYRYAAEVSVYLAPSSVGKGLGSALYGELFPLTAQCGLRTLLAGITLPNPVSVALHEKFAMTQCARLPKVGYKFEQWLDVGYWVLDLHEHPPT, from the coding sequence ATGATCCGACCGGTCATCCCGGCCGATGCTGCGTCCATCGCGCGCATCTACAACCACTACGTCACGCACACCACCGCCACCTTCGAGGAAACCCCGGTCAGCGCAGGGGAGATGCAGGGGCGGATCGATCAGGTGGCACGAGCGAAGCTGCCGTGGTTGGTCGCCGAGGATGAGTCGGGCGAGATCACCGGCTACGCCTACGCCACGCGCTGGAAGGACCGCACCGCCTACCGCTACGCGGCCGAGGTCTCCGTGTACCTCGCGCCATCGAGCGTCGGTAAGGGCCTGGGGTCCGCGCTCTATGGGGAACTGTTCCCACTCACTGCGCAGTGCGGGCTACGCACCCTGCTCGCCGGTATCACCCTGCCGAATCCGGTCAGCGTCGCCTTGCACGAGAAGTTCGCCATGACGCAGTGCGCTCGCCTGCCCAAGGTGGGCTACAAGTTCGAGCAGTGGCTCGACGTGGGCTATTGGGTGCTCGACCTGCACGAGCATCCGCCGACCTGA
- the pqqB gene encoding pyrroloquinoline quinone biosynthesis protein PqqB yields MQIRVLGSAAGGGYPQWNCNHPNSRRARAADPAAPQRTQSSLAVSADGSNWALFNASPDLRQQINDNDILHPRTGLRDSPIQAVVLTNADVDHVAGLINLRESQAYNIYATQRVLGVLDANPIFNVLNPAFVDRRSMTLGEDLHLHGAQDLDLGITVHPFAVPGKVALWLEDESKGDNFGSVDEDTIGLEVKRANGETAFFYLPACARMTEELAARLQGAPLVLFDGTLWVDDEMVRDGVGVKTGKRMGHMSLSGDDGSIEAFKHIDVQRKVFIHINTTNPVLAADTPQRAEVEAAGWEVSYDGMAISL; encoded by the coding sequence ATGCAGATACGCGTGCTGGGATCGGCAGCAGGGGGCGGCTACCCCCAATGGAACTGCAACCACCCCAACAGCCGGCGGGCGCGTGCCGCCGACCCCGCGGCGCCCCAGCGCACCCAGTCGTCGCTGGCGGTCAGCGCCGACGGCAGCAACTGGGCCCTGTTCAATGCGTCTCCCGACCTGCGCCAGCAGATCAATGACAACGACATCCTGCACCCCCGCACGGGGCTGCGGGACAGCCCTATCCAGGCCGTGGTGTTGACCAACGCCGATGTCGATCACGTGGCCGGGCTGATCAACCTGCGCGAGTCGCAGGCCTACAACATCTACGCGACGCAACGCGTGCTGGGCGTGCTCGACGCCAACCCCATCTTCAACGTGCTGAATCCCGCCTTCGTCGATCGACGCTCGATGACCCTCGGCGAGGACCTTCACCTGCACGGTGCGCAGGACCTCGACCTCGGGATCACCGTCCATCCCTTCGCCGTGCCCGGCAAGGTCGCCCTGTGGCTCGAGGACGAGAGCAAGGGCGACAACTTCGGGTCCGTCGACGAAGACACGATCGGCTTAGAGGTGAAGCGCGCCAACGGCGAGACCGCCTTTTTCTATCTGCCCGCCTGCGCGCGCATGACCGAGGAGCTGGCCGCGCGCCTGCAGGGAGCTCCGCTGGTGCTCTTCGATGGCACGCTCTGGGTGGACGATGAGATGGTCCGCGACGGAGTGGGCGTGAAGACCGGAAAGCGCATGGGCCATATGAGCCTCTCCGGCGACGACGGCTCCATCGAAGCCTTCAAGCACATCGATGTGCAGCGCAAGGTGTTCATTCACATCAACACCACCAACCCCGTGCTGGCCGCGGACACACCGCAGCGCGCCGAGGTCGAGGCCGCCGGTTGGGAGGTCTCCTACGACGGCATGGCGATTTCTCTCTAG
- a CDS encoding nuclear transport factor 2 family protein has translation MMDVETPRPPLPPFSREDALIKVRKAEDAWNTRDPDAVVLAYTLATQWRNRSEFPRGRAEVHAFLTRKWQRELDYRLIKELWAHEGNRIAVRFAYEWHDQAGNWFRSYGNENWEFAENGLMHQRHASINDVKIREADRKYHWPQGRRPDDHPSLSDLGL, from the coding sequence ATGATGGATGTCGAGACACCGCGCCCCCCGCTACCTCCCTTTTCCCGCGAAGATGCCCTGATCAAGGTGCGCAAAGCCGAAGACGCCTGGAACACGCGCGATCCAGACGCGGTGGTCCTCGCCTATACGCTCGCTACGCAGTGGCGCAACCGCTCCGAGTTCCCTCGCGGTCGCGCCGAGGTGCACGCCTTCTTGACGCGCAAGTGGCAGCGCGAGCTGGACTATCGGCTCATCAAGGAGTTGTGGGCGCACGAGGGCAACCGGATCGCCGTACGTTTCGCCTACGAGTGGCACGACCAGGCCGGCAATTGGTTCCGCTCCTACGGCAACGAAAACTGGGAGTTCGCGGAAAACGGACTGATGCACCAGCGCCACGCGAGTATCAACGACGTGAAGATTCGCGAGGCAGATCGCAAGTATCACTGGCCCCAGGGCCGGCGCCCGGACGATCATCCCTCCCTGTCTGATCTCGGCCTGTAG